The Acidimicrobiales bacterium DNA segment GGACGGGTGGGAGGTCGTGCGGGACATCGTGACGATGTCGGGCAGCCACAACCACTGCGAGATCCGCATCACCGACCTGCGGGTGCCGGCGGCCAACCTGCTCGGCGGCCGGGGCCAGGGCCACCTGCTCGGCCAGGCCCGGCTCGGCCCGGCCCGCCTGGCCCATTGCATGCGCTGGATCGGCCAGGCCGAGACGGCGCTCGACCTGATGGTCGCCCGGTCCCTCGACCGCTTCTCGCACGGGTCGGTGCTGGCCGAGAAGCAGGGCATCCAGTGGCTGATCGCCGAGTCGGCCATGGAGCTGTACGCCGCGAAGCTGATGGTCCTCCATGCCGCCTACCGCATCGAGCAGGGCCTCGACTTCACGGCGGAGGTGTCGATGGCCAAGCACCACGTCGCCAACACGCTCTGGCGGGTGATCGACCGGGCCATCCAGGTGCACGGCGCGCTCGGCTACTCGACCGACACGCCCCTGGCCGGCATGCTGACCCAGGCCCGCTGGAGCCGCTTCGCCGACGGCGCCGACGAGATCCACAAGATGCGCATCGCCCAGCGCACGATCGCCGCCTACCGCGACACGGGCACCACCAGGCGGGCGACCGGCGACCTGCCGCTGTAGCGGCCGGGTGCGGGGCGGGTGGGCCACCTCGCCTACGGTCCGCCGGGTGACGACGAGCGACGTGATCTTCGGGGCGTTCGCCCCCCAGGGGTGGAAGACCGAGCTGGCCGGGGTCGGCGACCCGCAGGCGCAGTGGGCGAGGACGGTCGAGGTCGCCGTGCTGGCCGAGGAGCTCGGCTACGACTCGGTCTGGGTCTACGACCACTTCCACAACGTCCCCCGTCCCTCGCACGAGACCGTGTTCGAGTGCTGGACGGCGATCGCCGCGCTGAGCCAGCGCACCAGCCGCATCCGCCTCGGCCAGATGGTCGGCTGCGCCCCGTACCGCAACCCCGGCCTGCTGGCCAAGATCACCTCGAACGTCGACGTGATGAGCGGCGGCCGGCTGGACTGGGGCATCGGGGCCGGCTGGTACGAGCACGAGTTCGACGGCTACGGCTACGAGTTCCACCGGCCCGCCGACCGCATCCGCTTCCTCCGGGAGACCGTCGAGGTCGTGCTGGCCATGTGGTCCGAGCCCGACGTCGACTACGACGGCCGCTTCCTGCACCTGCGGGGCGCGCAGTGCGACCCGAAGCCGGTGCAGCAGCCCCACCCCCCGGTGTGGATCGGCGGGGCCGGCGAGCAGCTCACCCTCCGCGTCGTCGCCCGCTACGCCGACCGCTCCAACTGGGGCGGCAAGCCGCAGGAGTGGGCCCGCAAGCGGGAGGTCCTGAAGGGCCACTGCCGCGAGGTGGGGCGCGACGAGGACGAGATCGTGAAGACGTGGGCGCCCGAGCTGCTGGTGCGGGAGACGGAGGCGGAGGTCGAGGCGATCGGCTCGCTGTCCAACCAGGGCGAGCCGTTCGCGTCGTGGCGGGACGGCAACCTCGTCGGCACCCCCGAGCAGGTCGCCGAGAAGGTCCAGGCCTACCTCGACCTCGGGTGCGGCGGGTTCGTCCCCTGGTGCGCGGACTACCCGCACGACACCAGCCTGCGGCTGTTCGCCGAGCGGGTGATGCCCGAGTTCCGGTGAGCCGCGGGTCAGGTGTAGTAGCGGTAGACGACGGCGGCCACGCAGGACGGCTTCGACGCGCCCTCCACCTCGAACACGAGGTCGAGGGTGACCTGGGCGCCGCCGGCGACGTCGGTCACGTCGGCCAGGGTGGCGCCGACCCGCAGGCGGGACCCGACCGGCACCGGCGCAGGGAAGCGCACCTTCTCGCAGCCGTAGTTCACGCCCATGGCGACGCCGTCGACCCGCAGCACCTGGGGCAGCAGCACGGGCGCCAGCGACAGGGTCAGGTAGCCGTGGGCCACCGGCCCGCCGAACGGGCTCTCGCGGCTGGCCCGCTCCGGGTCGACGTGGATCCACTGGTGGTCGCCGGTGGCGTCGGCGAAGCGGTTCACCCGGTCCTGGTCGATCTCCATCCAGTCGCTCCAGCCGAGGTGCTCCCCGACCTTCGCCTTCAGCTCGCCGATGCCCGAGACGGTGGTGGCCATCGGGCGATTCTGGCCCGCCGGCCGTCAGGAGAACCAGATGCGCTGGTAGTCGCGGCTCTGCGGGTGCAGGAGCAGGGCGACGAGGGCGACGGCGAACAGGCCCGGCACCGTGAACAGGTAGTTGAGGACGTCGCCGATGCCGGCCCCGACGAGGAGCGGGATGAGGAACGGCAGGAGCGACACGCCGATGCCGAGCAGGTAGCCCCACCGGCGCTCGTTGGCGATCCCGTAGCCGGACGCCGCCTCGCAGGCGACGATCACCACGCCGACCAGGCTGGCGACGGCGCCGAGCAGCACCGCGAACACGGCGTTCAGGTACAGCAGGAACACCGCGATCTGCAGGGTCTGGGGCTGCGACGGGTTGAGCCATCGCCGGGTCTGCATGGCTGACAGTCTGGCAGGCGTGGTGCTCGCCGCCGGAGCGGGAACCCGCCTGCGGCCGTTGACCCTGCTCCGGCCGAAGGCGCTGTGCCCGGTCGGCCCCGCGCCGCTCGTCGACCACGCGCTCGAGCGGGTCGCCGCGGCCACCCCGTCGGTCGCCGTCAACGTCCACGCCGGGCGGGACGCCATGGTCGCCCACCTCGACGGCCGGGCCCACCTCTCCCTCGAGGCGCCGGTGGCGCTCGGGACGGCGGGCGCGCTGGGCGCCCTCCGGGACTGGATCGCCGGCCGGCCGGTGCTCGTCACCAACGCCGACGCCTGGCTGCCCGGCGGGCTCGGCCCGCTCCTCGGCGGGTGGGACGGCGAGCGCATGCGGCTGCTGTGCGTGGACGACCCGGCGAGGGGCGACTTCGGCCGGCGCCGCTACGCCGGCGCCTGCCTGCTGCCGTGGACGGCGGTGCGGGACCTGCCGGCCGAGCCGCTCGGCCTGTACGAGGCGCGGTGGGGCGCCGCCGCCGCCGACGGGCGGCTCGACTTCGCCGACACGACGGCCACGTTCGTGGACTGCGGGACGCCGGCCGACTACCTGGCCGCCAACCTCGACTGGTCGGGCGGCCGGCCGGTGGTCGGCGAGGGCGCGTCCGTGCAGGGCACCGTCGTCCGGTCGGTCGTGTGGCCGGGCGCCCGCGTCGTCGAGGGCGAGGTGCTGGTCGACGCCGTGCGGGCCGGCCGCACCGTCACGGTGCTCGTCCGCCGGACCGGCCCCGGCGGGCGCTGAGCCCCGGCGCGCCGGCTCTCGGGCGGCCGGCGCTGCCGGTCAGCCGGGGGCGGGGGCGGGGGAGCGGTCGCGGCGGGCGGTGAGCGCCACCGGTTGCACCGGGTGCTCGGCCCGCAGCTGGCCGCAGGCGGCGGCGATCTCCGTGCCCCGGTTCCGGCGCACGGTCGCGTTCACCCCGAGCGCGGCCAGGCGGTCGCGGAACAGGGCGACGCGCGCCGGCGGGCTGCCCGTCGTCGGCCACCCTGGGGTCGGGTTCAGCGGGATGAGGTTCACGTGGGCCCGCAGCGGGCGGGCGAGGGCGGCGAGCGCCTCGGCGTCGCTGCGGCGGTCGTTGGTCCCGTCGATCAGCGCCCACTCGAACGACAGCCGCCGCCCGGTCGCCGCCTGGTGCTCGGCGCACGCCGCCATCAGCGCGTCGAGCGGGTAACGGCGGTTGATCGGCACCAGCCGGTCCCGCAGCTCGTCGTCGGCCGCGTGCAGGGAGACGGCGAGGTTGACGGGCAGCGCCTCGGCGGCCAGCCGGCGGATGCCGGGCACGATGCCGACGGTCGAGATCGTGAGGTGCCGGGCCGACAGCCCGAGGTCGCCGTGGATGCGCTCGACCGCGGCCCAGACGCGGTCGTAGTTGGCGAGGGGCTCGCCCATGCCCATGAACACGACGTTGCCGAGCCGCCGCCCGTCCTCCGCAGCCCGCCGGCGGGCCACGATCACCTGCTCGACGATCTCCCCGGTCGACAGGTTGCGCTCGAACCCGGCCTGGCCGGTGGCGCAGAACCCGCACGCCATGGCGCAGCCGGCCTGGGTCGACACGCACACCGTGGACCGCTCGCGGTAGTGCATCAGCACGGTCTCGACCCTGGCCCCGCCGTCCAGCTCGAAGAGCCACTTCACCGTCGCCCCGCCGTCGCCCTCGTGCTCGGCCACGGGCACGAGCGCGGGCGGCAGCTCGGCCGCCAGCCGGGCCCGCAGGGCGGCCGGCAGGGCGGTCAGCTCCTCGATCGGGCGGCCCTGGCGGTGGAGGCCGTCCCACACCTGGTCGACCCGGTACCGCGGCTCGCCGGCCAGCAGCGCGGCGAGCGCGTCGCGGTCGGCGTCGTAGCGGGTCGGCATGCCGATCAGGGTAGGCCGGTAGGCTCCCGGAGATGGCCGAGCGGACCGCCCTGCCGCCCGAGCACCACCACCGTGACCTCACCGGCGGGCTGGCCAGGGCCTCGGTCTTCGGCGTGAGCGACGGCCTCGTCTCGAACGTGTCGCTGATCCTCGGCGTGGCCGGCGCCGACCCGTCGGCGAGCGTCGTCCGCCTCGCCGGTCTGGCCGGCCTGATCGCCGGCGCGGTGTCGATGGCGGCGGGCGAGTGGGTGTCGATGAAGGCCCAGGCCGAGCTGCTCGAGCGCGAGCTGGAGATGGAGCGCATCGAGCTGCGCCGCAACCCCGTGCTGGAGCGCAACGAGCTGGCCGCCATCTACCGCTCGCGGGGCGTCCCCGCGGAGGTGGCCGACGACCTGGCGACGGCGATGATGCGCGACCCGGACGTGGCCCTCGAGACCCACGCCCGGGAGGAGCTCGGCATCGACCCCGCCTCGCTCGGCTCCCCGGTCGGCGCGGCCGTGTCGTCCTTCCTCGCCTTCTCGATCGGCGCCCTCGTGCCCCTGGTGCCTTGGTTCGTCGCCGCCGGCGGGGCGGCCACCATCGCCTCGATCGTGCTCGCCCTCGCCGCCGCGTCCGCCGTGGGCTTCGCCCTGGCCCGCTTCACCGGCCGCAGCCCGCTGCGCTCGGCCGCCCGCCAGGTCCTCATCGCCGCGGTGGCCTCGACGATCACCTACGGCATCGGCTCGGTGGTCGGCATCGAAAGCGTCACGTAGCGGCCACGTCGCCGACGAAGGCGCGGTCCACGTGGTCGACGTGGAAGCCGAGCGACTCGTACAGCCGCACGGCGGTCGTGTTGGCGGCGTCGACGTAGAGCATCCCCTCGGTGATCCCCCGCCGCCGGTGGAGGAAGTCGAGCCCGGCGAGCACCAGCGCCCGGCCGAGGCCCCGCCCGCCGGCCGCCGGGTCCACGGCGATCACGTAGATCTCCCCGAGCGGCGGGTCGCAGTCGTGGTGGACCTTGGTCCAGCAGAACCCGTCGAGCCCGCCGTCGCCCTCGTGGAGCAGGAAGCCCTCGGGGTCGAACCACGGCTGGGACTCCCGCTCGGTCAGCACGTCGATCGTCCACGACCCCTGCTCGGGGTGGCCGGCGAAGGCCCGGTTGTTGACCCGCAGCCACGCCTCCTCGTCCCGGCCGACCTCGAAGGGCCGCAGGGGGAGCGGGGGCGGGGGGTCGGCGGGGAGCGGGCGGCGCATCTGCCACAGGTCCCGCCCGCGCCGCAGCCCGACGGCGGCGGCGACGGCGTCGTAGTCGTCGCCCGGCTTGAACACCCAGTGGTGGACGTGGCCGCCGCCCTCCGACCGCACGACGTCGATGGCCGCGGCGAGCAGCTCGGGGCCGATCTCGGCCGTCCCGTCGCGGTGGTGGGGGTCGACGACGAGCTCGACGGCCCACGAGTCCGGCCCCCGGGTCACCTGCGCGTAGGCGACGGGGTGGTCGTGGCCAGGCGACCAGGCGACCAGCCCGGCGAACCCCTCCCGGCCGCCGAGGGCGAGGTCGAGCCACTGGTGCTCGCCGAGCGGGGAGTGGCCGTCGGCCTCGGCCGCGAGGTCGAGCAGCCGAGCGACGGCGGCCACGTCGGCGGCGTCCATCTGCCGCTTGATCTCCAGGCGGCGCACGGCGGGGCAGGCTAGCGGGATGGCGCGACCGAGGACTCCGAAGGGGCGGGCCCGCGAGACCGTCGTCCGGCTGGCCGAGGCCTACCCGGACGCGGTGTGCGAGCTCGACTTCACGACGCCGTTCGAGCTCCTGGTGGCGACGATCCTGTCGGCCCAGACCACCGACGCCAGGGTGAACACGGTGACCCCCGAGCTGTTCCGGCGCTGGCCGACGGCCGCCGCGCTGGCCGGCGCCGAGCCGGCCGAGCTCGAGGCGGTGATCCACCCGACGGGCTTCTTCCGGGCCAAGGCGAGGAGCCTCCTCGGCATGGCCGCGGCCCTCGTCGAGCGCTTCGACGGCGAGGTCCCCGAGCGGCTGGAGGACCTCGTGACCCTGCCCGGCGTCGGGCGCAAGACGGGGAACGTCGTACGCAGCGTGGCGCTCGGCCAGCCCGGCCTCCCCGTCGACACCCACGTCACCCGGCTGGCCCACCGGCTCGGGCTGTCCGACCAGGACGATCCGGTTCGCATCGAGCACGAACTGGGCGCATTGGTGCCGGCCAGGGAGTGGGGCGAGCTCAGCCTGCGGCTGATCCTCCACGGTCGGCGAGTCTGCGTCGCCCGTCGCCCGCGCTGCGAAGACTGCGTTTTGAACGACTTCTGTCCCTCGTCACGCGTGCCGTTGGGCACATCGCGGCGTTCTCGCGCAGATGATGCAGGGAAAAAACCGCGGCGGGCCCCAGAAAATTTCACTCAGGACGCAGCAACCGTCTGAGCGTTGTGGTTATGATGTCGCTCGACCAGGTTCCCGCCACCTGGTTCCCGGCGACACCGGGATCCGCCGCCTGGTGTCGCCCGCGACGGCGCCCTTCGGGGCGCCGTCGCCGCGTCCGGCGCCGGAACTGACCCGGAGGTCAGGATTTCGCCGCCGTCCGACCACGCTCCGTGGCTACTCCAGGAGCCGCACCACCTGGTCCAGCCGGCGGGTCGCCGACCGTAGCGAACGCTCGACCTCGTAGAGCCCGACGGCCACCTCACCCTCGGGCCGGTCGCGGTGCCGGTCGGCCACCTCGGACACCCGCCCGGCCAGGTCCTCGAGTGCGGTGAGGGCGGACTGGAGCGTGGCGGCGTCGTTGGCGGGCATGCGGCCGTCCTACCCAGGCGCGCCGGGCGTCCCGACCAACGGCCGCCCGGAGGCCGGCCGGTAGCGTGGCGCCGTGCTCACCCGCCTCGACCTGCGTGGCGCCGGCGACGTGCGGGGTCGCCTCCCCCGGCCGGCGCCGGCCGGGGCGGGGCCGGTGGCCGCCGTGCAGGCCATCCTCGCCGACGTGCGGGCCAGGGGCGACGAGGCCGTCCGCGAGTGCACGGCCCGCTTCGACGGCGTGGCCGTCGACGACCTGCGGGTGCCGCCCGAGCGGGTGGCCGCCGCCCTGGAGGCCGTGCCGGCCGGCCTGCGGGCTGCGCTCGAGGCCGCGGCCGCCGCCGTCGAGGACTTCCACCGGTCGACGGTGCCGCCCGAGCCGCCGCCCCACGAGCGCGGCGGCGTCGTCGTGCGGGCGCTGCGCCGGCCGGTCGACCGGGCCGGCTGCTACGTGCCGGGCGGCCGGGCCCGCTACCCGTCCACGGTGCTGATGACGGCCATCCCGGCCCGCGTCGCCGGCGTGCCCGAGGTCGTGCTGGCCGTGCCGCCCGGCGCCGACGGCGACCCGCCCGTCGAGACGCTCGCCGCGGCGGCGATCGCCGGGGTGGACGAGGTGTACCGGATGGGCGGCGCCCAGGCCGTCGGCGCCCTGGCCTACGGGACGGCGACGGTGCGGCCGGTCGACGTGCTCGTCGGCCCGGGCAACGTCTACGTGGCGCTGGCCAAGCGGGAGGTGGCCGGCCTGGTCGGCGTGCCGTCCGCCTTCGCCGGGCCGTCCGAGGTCGTGGTCGTCGCCGACCGTTCCGTCCCCGCGGCGTGGGCCGCCGTCGACGTGGTCGTCCAGGCCGAGCATGGCCCGGGCGGCCTGGCCTGGCTGGTCACCTGGGACGAGGCGGTGGCCGACGCGGTGACCGCGGAGGTGGCCGCCATGGTCGAGCGGTCCCCCCGCCGGGCCGAGATCGAGTCGACCCTGGACGGCGGCGGCTACGCCGTGCTCGTCGACGGGCCGGAGCAGGCGGTCGAGGTGGCGAACCTGATCGCCCCCGAGCACCTCGAGCTCATGGTCGAGGGCGCCGAGGACCTCGTCCCCCTCGTCCGCCACGCCGGCGCCGTGTTCCTCGGTGCCCACGCCCCGGCCTCGGTGGGCGACTACCTCGCCGGCCCGAGCCACGTGCTCCCCACCGACGGCACGGCCCGGTTCGCGTCGGCCCTCACCGTCGACGACTTCGTGAAGCACGTGCACGTCGTGAGCCTCGACGGGGCCGCGCTGGCCGCCGTCGCCCCGCACGTCGCCGCGC contains these protein-coding regions:
- a CDS encoding acyl-CoA dehydrogenase family protein, which codes for MAIDFSFPPEVEEVRRRVRDFMTGEVRPVEEKADADGWSRGDWIRAIVELRGRAKEAGLWLPHMPPEWGGMGLGPTAMAAVSSEAARTRIGPFVLNCQAPDEGNQHTLLHWATDDQKERYLRPLCEGTVRSCFAMTEPEVAGSDPTLIRTTAVQDGDEWVVNGHKWFISGARGAAFAILIARTEDEPDVPQAANTAFIVDIPSDGWEVVRDIVTMSGSHNHCEIRITDLRVPAANLLGGRGQGHLLGQARLGPARLAHCMRWIGQAETALDLMVARSLDRFSHGSVLAEKQGIQWLIAESAMELYAAKLMVLHAAYRIEQGLDFTAEVSMAKHHVANTLWRVIDRAIQVHGALGYSTDTPLAGMLTQARWSRFADGADEIHKMRIAQRTIAAYRDTGTTRRATGDLPL
- a CDS encoding TIGR03560 family F420-dependent LLM class oxidoreductase is translated as MTTSDVIFGAFAPQGWKTELAGVGDPQAQWARTVEVAVLAEELGYDSVWVYDHFHNVPRPSHETVFECWTAIAALSQRTSRIRLGQMVGCAPYRNPGLLAKITSNVDVMSGGRLDWGIGAGWYEHEFDGYGYEFHRPADRIRFLRETVEVVLAMWSEPDVDYDGRFLHLRGAQCDPKPVQQPHPPVWIGGAGEQLTLRVVARYADRSNWGGKPQEWARKREVLKGHCREVGRDEDEIVKTWAPELLVRETEAEVEAIGSLSNQGEPFASWRDGNLVGTPEQVAEKVQAYLDLGCGGFVPWCADYPHDTSLRLFAERVMPEFR
- a CDS encoding MaoC family dehydratase; this encodes MATTVSGIGELKAKVGEHLGWSDWMEIDQDRVNRFADATGDHQWIHVDPERASRESPFGGPVAHGYLTLSLAPVLLPQVLRVDGVAMGVNYGCEKVRFPAPVPVGSRLRVGATLADVTDVAGGAQVTLDLVFEVEGASKPSCVAAVVYRYYT
- a CDS encoding sugar phosphate nucleotidyltransferase, whose product is MADSLAGVVLAAGAGTRLRPLTLLRPKALCPVGPAPLVDHALERVAAATPSVAVNVHAGRDAMVAHLDGRAHLSLEAPVALGTAGALGALRDWIAGRPVLVTNADAWLPGGLGPLLGGWDGERMRLLCVDDPARGDFGRRRYAGACLLPWTAVRDLPAEPLGLYEARWGAAAADGRLDFADTTATFVDCGTPADYLAANLDWSGGRPVVGEGASVQGTVVRSVVWPGARVVEGEVLVDAVRAGRTVTVLVRRTGPGGR
- the rlmN gene encoding 23S rRNA (adenine(2503)-C(2))-methyltransferase RlmN, with translation MPTRYDADRDALAALLAGEPRYRVDQVWDGLHRQGRPIEELTALPAALRARLAAELPPALVPVAEHEGDGGATVKWLFELDGGARVETVLMHYRERSTVCVSTQAGCAMACGFCATGQAGFERNLSTGEIVEQVIVARRRAAEDGRRLGNVVFMGMGEPLANYDRVWAAVERIHGDLGLSARHLTISTVGIVPGIRRLAAEALPVNLAVSLHAADDELRDRLVPINRRYPLDALMAACAEHQAATGRRLSFEWALIDGTNDRRSDAEALAALARPLRAHVNLIPLNPTPGWPTTGSPPARVALFRDRLAALGVNATVRRNRGTEIAAACGQLRAEHPVQPVALTARRDRSPAPAPG
- a CDS encoding VIT1/CCC1 transporter family protein, producing the protein MAERTALPPEHHHRDLTGGLARASVFGVSDGLVSNVSLILGVAGADPSASVVRLAGLAGLIAGAVSMAAGEWVSMKAQAELLERELEMERIELRRNPVLERNELAAIYRSRGVPAEVADDLATAMMRDPDVALETHAREELGIDPASLGSPVGAAVSSFLAFSIGALVPLVPWFVAAGGAATIASIVLALAAASAVGFALARFTGRSPLRSAARQVLIAAVASTITYGIGSVVGIESVT
- the mshD gene encoding mycothiol synthase, producing the protein MRRLEIKRQMDAADVAAVARLLDLAAEADGHSPLGEHQWLDLALGGREGFAGLVAWSPGHDHPVAYAQVTRGPDSWAVELVVDPHHRDGTAEIGPELLAAAIDVVRSEGGGHVHHWVFKPGDDYDAVAAAVGLRRGRDLWQMRRPLPADPPPPLPLRPFEVGRDEEAWLRVNNRAFAGHPEQGSWTIDVLTERESQPWFDPEGFLLHEGDGGLDGFCWTKVHHDCDPPLGEIYVIAVDPAAGGRGLGRALVLAGLDFLHRRRGITEGMLYVDAANTTAVRLYESLGFHVDHVDRAFVGDVAAT
- the nth gene encoding endonuclease III, which produces MARPRTPKGRARETVVRLAEAYPDAVCELDFTTPFELLVATILSAQTTDARVNTVTPELFRRWPTAAALAGAEPAELEAVIHPTGFFRAKARSLLGMAAALVERFDGEVPERLEDLVTLPGVGRKTGNVVRSVALGQPGLPVDTHVTRLAHRLGLSDQDDPVRIEHELGALVPAREWGELSLRLILHGRRVCVARRPRCEDCVLNDFCPSSRVPLGTSRRSRADDAGKKPRRAPENFTQDAATV
- the hisD gene encoding histidinol dehydrogenase — its product is MLTRLDLRGAGDVRGRLPRPAPAGAGPVAAVQAILADVRARGDEAVRECTARFDGVAVDDLRVPPERVAAALEAVPAGLRAALEAAAAAVEDFHRSTVPPEPPPHERGGVVVRALRRPVDRAGCYVPGGRARYPSTVLMTAIPARVAGVPEVVLAVPPGADGDPPVETLAAAAIAGVDEVYRMGGAQAVGALAYGTATVRPVDVLVGPGNVYVALAKREVAGLVGVPSAFAGPSEVVVVADRSVPAAWAAVDVVVQAEHGPGGLAWLVTWDEAVADAVTAEVAAMVERSPRRAEIESTLDGGGYAVLVDGPEQAVEVANLIAPEHLELMVEGAEDLVPLVRHAGAVFLGAHAPASVGDYLAGPSHVLPTDGTARFASALTVDDFVKHVHVVSLDGAALAAVAPHVAALADAEGLAAHADSVRLRTGA